One Clostridium sp. CM027 genomic window carries:
- the tsaD gene encoding tRNA (adenosine(37)-N6)-threonylcarbamoyltransferase complex transferase subunit TsaD: MEKDIKILAIESSCDETAAAVVVNGREILSNIIASQIDIHEKFGGVVPEVASRKHIEAISAVVQEALDEAKVTLDNIDAIGVTYGPGLVGALLVGVQYAKGLAYATNKPLIGVNHIEGHISANFIQYKELEPPFMCLVVSGGHTFIVYMKDHGEFEVMAQTRDDAAGEAFDKVARAIGLGYPGGPKIDKIAKEGNAGAIKFPKAKFHEDTLDFSFSGVKSSVLNYLNKMNMKNETINVPDVAASFQKAVVDVLVHNALEACEIKGVDKITIAGGVASNSCLRETMIKEGQKKNIKVLFPEMILCTDNAAMIGSAAYFELIKGRISPLTLNAIPNLKLGER, translated from the coding sequence ATGGAAAAGGATATTAAAATACTTGCAATTGAATCGAGTTGTGATGAGACAGCGGCGGCAGTAGTCGTGAATGGTCGTGAGATTCTATCAAATATAATTGCATCACAAATTGATATACATGAAAAGTTTGGGGGTGTTGTTCCTGAGGTGGCATCTAGAAAGCATATAGAAGCAATAAGTGCTGTAGTTCAAGAGGCGTTGGACGAGGCTAAAGTTACATTAGACAATATAGATGCAATAGGAGTAACTTATGGCCCAGGGCTAGTAGGGGCACTACTGGTAGGAGTTCAATATGCTAAGGGGCTCGCATATGCAACGAATAAACCTTTAATTGGAGTTAATCATATAGAAGGTCATATAAGTGCCAATTTTATTCAATATAAAGAACTTGAACCACCATTTATGTGTTTGGTAGTTTCGGGTGGACATACATTTATTGTATATATGAAGGACCACGGTGAATTTGAGGTTATGGCTCAAACTAGAGATGATGCAGCAGGAGAAGCCTTTGATAAGGTGGCTCGGGCAATTGGGCTAGGATACCCTGGTGGTCCTAAAATAGATAAAATAGCAAAAGAAGGCAATGCAGGTGCTATAAAATTTCCAAAAGCTAAATTTCATGAAGATACTTTAGACTTTTCTTTTAGTGGGGTTAAATCTTCGGTGCTAAATTATCTGAATAAAATGAATATGAAAAATGAAACAATTAATGTACCAGATGTGGCCGCATCTTTTCAAAAGGCAGTGGTTGATGTTTTGGTTCATAATGCTCTAGAGGCATGTGAAATTAAAGGCGTAGATAAAATAACAATAGCGGGTGGTGTGGCATCAAATTCTTGCCTTAGAGAGACAATGATAAAAGAAGGGCAAAAGAAGAACATAAAAGTTTTGTTTCCAGAAATGATACTTTGCACTGATAACGCAGCTATGATTGGAAGTGCAGCTTACTTTGAATTAATTAAAGGAAGAATTTCACCGCTAACGCTAAATGCGATACCGAACTTAAAACTTGGAGAAAGATAG
- a CDS encoding RusA family crossover junction endodeoxyribonuclease produces MSNTYAKVIIKGSPISKSNFKLFNMNGRAILPYNSGKYHDRYALYEEEIAYQCRIQNCNIFLTESLIAVLKVYYKSIKRHPDTNNITKSIFDGIEKSGLIVNDAQVTRLIIEEFYDKENPRFELELFAESTYAMNYAIVEKKEKQQPINYDPPSNKKNTIGAKVNKPKSVALNSSTSTLICEICRKPVSKDECISANKGKTTICKNCFKKLF; encoded by the coding sequence ATGAGTAACACCTACGCAAAGGTCATAATAAAAGGCTCACCTATTTCAAAATCTAATTTTAAACTTTTCAACATGAATGGCAGAGCTATTTTACCTTATAATTCCGGGAAGTACCATGATAGATACGCTCTGTATGAGGAAGAGATTGCTTATCAATGCAGAATCCAAAACTGTAATATTTTTTTAACAGAATCCCTTATTGCTGTTCTAAAAGTATATTATAAAAGTATAAAAAGGCATCCTGATACAAACAACATAACTAAAAGCATTTTCGATGGTATAGAGAAAAGTGGTCTTATAGTAAATGATGCCCAAGTTACAAGACTTATTATTGAGGAGTTTTATGATAAAGAAAATCCTAGATTTGAATTAGAACTTTTTGCTGAAAGTACATATGCTATGAATTACGCAATAGTTGAAAAAAAAGAAAAACAGCAACCTATAAATTACGATCCACCCTCAAATAAAAAAAACACCATAGGTGCTAAAGTAAATAAGCCAAAATCTGTGGCTCTTAACAGCTCTACGTCAACACTAATATGTGAAATATGTAGAAAGCCGGTGTCAAAGGATGAATGCATTTCAGCCAATAAGGGTAAAACTACTATATGCAAAAACTGCTTCAAAAAATTATTTTAG
- a CDS encoding branched-chain amino acid aminotransferase, producing MTANVNIDWNKLGFTYSKTDLRYISIWNNGKWDDGKLVEDNKLCISEASTALHYGQQCFEGLKAYRTKKGNIQLFRPYENAKRLMNSCSRVLMPEIPVEKFVDACIQVVKANEKFVPPYGTGATLYLRPYMIGIGDNLGVSTAPEFLFGIFCCPVGAYFKGGLAPVNFMTSDDYDRAAPYGTGNVKVGGNYAASLLAYEKAKEKGFADCVYLDPATHTTIEEVGSANFFGITNDNIFVTPKSPSILPSITKRSLLYLAKEYLKMEVQERDVAISTLSEFKEAGACGTAAVITPIGGIEYNGKLHVFHSETEVGPVTTKLYDTLYGIQFGEIKSPEGWIVEVK from the coding sequence ATGACCGCAAATGTTAACATCGATTGGAATAAATTAGGTTTTACTTATAGCAAGACAGACTTACGTTATATTTCAATATGGAATAATGGCAAATGGGATGACGGAAAACTAGTTGAAGATAACAAACTTTGTATAAGTGAAGCTTCAACCGCTCTTCATTATGGCCAACAATGTTTTGAAGGATTAAAAGCTTATCGTACAAAAAAAGGCAATATCCAATTGTTTAGACCTTACGAAAACGCCAAGCGTTTGATGAACAGTTGTTCACGCGTTCTCATGCCTGAGATCCCCGTTGAAAAATTTGTTGATGCATGTATCCAAGTTGTTAAAGCAAACGAAAAATTTGTTCCACCATATGGAACCGGAGCAACACTTTATCTTAGACCTTATATGATAGGTATTGGGGATAACCTTGGCGTAAGTACAGCTCCTGAATTTTTATTTGGAATATTCTGTTGCCCTGTAGGCGCTTACTTCAAAGGAGGACTAGCCCCAGTAAACTTTATGACATCTGATGACTATGATAGAGCCGCCCCTTATGGAACAGGCAATGTAAAAGTTGGAGGAAACTATGCTGCAAGCCTTCTTGCCTATGAAAAAGCTAAAGAAAAAGGATTTGCTGACTGTGTCTACCTTGATCCAGCAACTCATACCACCATCGAAGAAGTTGGTTCTGCAAACTTCTTTGGAATTACAAATGATAATATATTTGTAACCCCAAAATCACCATCAATACTTCCTAGCATAACTAAGCGCTCATTACTTTATCTTGCAAAAGAATATTTAAAAATGGAAGTACAAGAAAGAGATGTCGCAATAAGTACTCTTAGTGAATTTAAAGAAGCAGGTGCTTGTGGAACTGCTGCTGTAATAACGCCTATTGGTGGTATAGAATATAACGGTAAACTTCATGTTTTCCACAGCGAGACAGAAGTGGGCCCAGTTACTACAAAGCTTTATGATACTCTTTACGGAATCCAATTTGGAGAAATAAAATCTCCTGAAGGCTGGATTGTGGAAGTAAAATAA
- a CDS encoding NAD(P)/FAD-dependent oxidoreductase produces the protein MYDITIVGSGVSGMFLAYTLVQTKSKLKILMIEKGRKFIDRVCPMENGLSKRCIHCKPCNKFQGFGGMGRSEGKFNYTNDFGGYLGEKIGNRTALELMECIDNILCLFGADTVKLYSTENEELSRRVKEKNYNILTTKVRHLGTALSYGILNKMYSHLKDKVDIKFELDITSIDKMNNVFNLNSKENVFQSKIVILATGISGGAEFLKYCQAFNIEPYRKRLDLGVRVEMKGDQLDSILKDSFEIKINYKGDGFEATTYCMNPKGKVIKKFQKGIVMADGQNYLETDSPSCNLNFSILVPKYFSCFIEANEYATSIIKSINKDRERIVLQRFEDLINNRATTKEQLTKNSIQPSIEGEGGNLYNEIPKIYIDALLKIIKSIEDIIGKEISEDTLLYGIDAKFYEPEISTNEYFETKQEGLYVLGDCSGTTYSLSQAAASAVYLGRYLLNNNNK, from the coding sequence ATGTATGATATTACTATAGTAGGGTCAGGAGTTAGTGGGATGTTCCTCGCATATACTCTGGTACAGACAAAATCAAAATTAAAAATACTGATGATAGAAAAGGGAAGAAAATTTATAGACAGGGTATGTCCAATGGAAAACGGATTAAGCAAAAGATGTATCCATTGTAAACCATGTAATAAATTTCAAGGTTTTGGTGGTATGGGTAGGTCTGAGGGAAAATTTAATTACACTAATGATTTTGGTGGTTATTTAGGTGAAAAAATAGGAAACAGAACTGCACTAGAATTAATGGAATGTATTGATAATATCTTATGTCTATTTGGTGCAGACACAGTTAAATTATATAGTACAGAGAATGAAGAACTTAGTAGAAGAGTAAAAGAGAAAAATTATAATATACTAACTACAAAAGTAAGACATTTAGGAACAGCATTGTCTTATGGAATTTTAAATAAAATGTATTCACATCTTAAGGATAAGGTAGATATTAAGTTTGAGTTAGATATAACTTCTATAGATAAAATGAATAATGTATTTAACTTGAATAGTAAAGAAAATGTTTTCCAGTCTAAGATAGTTATATTAGCTACAGGTATAAGTGGAGGAGCGGAATTTCTGAAATATTGTCAAGCTTTTAATATTGAGCCCTATAGAAAAAGGCTGGATTTAGGGGTAAGGGTTGAAATGAAGGGTGATCAGTTAGACTCTATTCTTAAAGATTCTTTTGAAATTAAGATTAATTACAAAGGTGATGGATTTGAAGCTACAACTTATTGTATGAATCCTAAAGGAAAAGTAATCAAAAAGTTTCAAAAAGGCATCGTAATGGCTGATGGTCAAAATTATCTTGAAACAGACAGTCCGAGTTGTAACTTAAATTTTTCTATTCTTGTACCAAAATATTTTTCTTGTTTTATTGAGGCGAACGAATATGCCACAAGTATAATAAAATCTATAAATAAAGATAGAGAAAGAATAGTACTTCAAAGATTTGAGGATTTAATAAATAATAGGGCAACTACAAAAGAACAACTTACTAAAAATAGTATTCAGCCGTCGATTGAAGGTGAGGGTGGAAATCTATATAATGAAATTCCGAAGATTTATATAGATGCACTATTAAAAATTATTAAATCAATAGAAGATATAATAGGAAAAGAGATTTCTGAAGACACTTTATTATATGGAATTGATGCAAAATTTTATGAACCTGAAATTAGTACTAATGAATATTTTGAGACCAAACAAGAGGGACTTTATGTTTTAGGAGATTGTTCAGGAACAACCTATTCTTTATCACAGGCGGCTGCAAGCGCAGTATATCTCGGTAGGTATTTGTTAAACAATAATAATAAATAA
- a CDS encoding VanZ family protein, translating into MIEIYYYTIVMIVIATWIISRIIINSKNKQINWKYELKRAFIFFCVAVILRFTFFPFDLVNGHIQPLTLEMNKIYPFRINFIPLVNLFDYEGSIRDTLINVIGNTAMFIPIGIIIPLTFSKLDSFSKVITIGFITSLIIEIMQLPFISRVSDIDDLILNTVGCGIGFAFYYLAHRVKQYYTKKLRL; encoded by the coding sequence ATGATAGAAATATATTACTATACGATTGTTATGATTGTTATAGCAACCTGGATAATAAGTAGAATTATAATTAATTCTAAAAATAAGCAAATTAATTGGAAATATGAACTTAAAAGAGCGTTTATATTCTTTTGTGTAGCTGTAATACTAAGATTTACTTTCTTTCCTTTTGATTTAGTCAATGGTCATATACAGCCACTTACTTTGGAAATGAATAAAATTTATCCATTCAGAATAAATTTTATTCCATTAGTTAATCTTTTTGATTATGAAGGCTCTATCCGAGATACACTGATTAATGTAATTGGAAATACTGCTATGTTTATCCCTATCGGTATCATAATACCTCTTACATTTTCAAAATTAGATAGTTTTTCAAAAGTGATTACAATAGGCTTTATTACTTCCTTAATCATTGAAATAATGCAACTTCCATTTATTAGTAGGGTATCTGATATTGATGATCTTATTTTAAATACAGTTGGATGTGGTATCGGATTTGCTTTCTATTATTTAGCTCATAGAGTTAAACAATATTATACTAAGAAACTAAGACTGTAA
- the glgP gene encoding alpha-glucan family phosphorylase yields the protein MDINNLPRVAYFCMEYGLQSDFKTYAGGLGILAGDHLKGAKDLNLPLVGIGLKWKQGYTEQLVDENGKVYDTYHNYNYDFLKDTGVKVTVKIRNLDVVCKVWKLEEFGNNPIYLLDTDIPENGDNWITGQLYGWFGEERIAQEMVLGIGGVKALRALEIPINVYHFNEGHAALAATELIKEKMQSGYSFEESWSKTREEVVFTTHTPIVEGNESHDVSKLEYMGAFNGLTRQQMIRFGGEPFNMTIAGLRLSRKANAVAQLHMETANKMWKTVAGRPSIIGITNGIHKPTWVDNRITKAYENNGDLWGTHITVKKELIAFIKERTAITLDPDKLLIGFARRAAPYKRSDLIFTDEEIISPLLQSGKVQIVFSGKAHPLDDTGKEIVAKLVRMMKKYPNSVVFLENYDMNIGRMLTRGSDVWLNNPRRPLEASGTSGMKAAMNGVLNCSILDGWWPEACKDGVNGWQFGDAVGLDDLSEVELDKHDTEALYDTLINRVMTTYYENREKWIEMMKESIKTTSYEFSVERMLDEYYNKMYIK from the coding sequence ATGGATATTAACAATCTTCCAAGAGTTGCTTATTTTTGTATGGAGTATGGACTACAATCAGACTTTAAAACTTATGCAGGTGGACTAGGAATACTTGCAGGTGACCATTTAAAAGGAGCTAAAGATTTAAATCTACCACTAGTGGGAATAGGTCTCAAGTGGAAACAAGGATATACTGAGCAACTTGTAGATGAAAATGGAAAAGTATACGATACATATCATAATTATAATTATGATTTTTTAAAGGATACAGGGGTAAAAGTAACTGTTAAAATCAGAAATTTGGATGTAGTGTGTAAGGTTTGGAAATTAGAGGAATTTGGGAATAACCCAATATACCTTTTAGATACTGATATACCGGAAAATGGTGACAATTGGATAACTGGACAGTTGTATGGATGGTTTGGAGAAGAAAGAATTGCTCAAGAAATGGTGCTAGGTATTGGTGGAGTAAAAGCTTTGAGGGCATTGGAAATTCCTATAAATGTATACCATTTCAATGAAGGGCATGCGGCACTCGCGGCTACAGAGCTTATTAAAGAAAAAATGCAATCAGGATATAGTTTTGAGGAGTCTTGGAGTAAAACACGTGAGGAAGTAGTATTTACAACTCACACTCCAATAGTTGAAGGTAATGAATCTCATGATGTTTCCAAATTAGAGTACATGGGAGCATTTAATGGATTAACTAGGCAGCAAATGATTAGATTTGGTGGAGAACCATTTAATATGACAATAGCAGGACTTAGGCTTTCAAGAAAGGCTAATGCCGTAGCTCAACTCCACATGGAAACTGCAAATAAAATGTGGAAAACAGTTGCTGGAAGGCCATCTATTATTGGGATAACTAATGGAATTCATAAACCTACTTGGGTAGATAATCGAATCACTAAGGCATATGAAAATAATGGAGACCTATGGGGTACCCATATAACTGTTAAAAAGGAATTAATAGCGTTTATTAAAGAAAGAACGGCCATAACGCTTGATCCGGATAAGTTACTTATCGGATTTGCAAGAAGAGCTGCACCGTATAAGAGAAGCGATTTGATATTTACTGATGAAGAAATTATTTCTCCATTACTCCAAAGTGGAAAAGTTCAAATCGTATTCTCAGGAAAAGCTCATCCACTTGATGATACAGGAAAAGAAATAGTAGCAAAGCTTGTAAGGATGATGAAGAAGTATCCAAATAGCGTAGTGTTTTTAGAAAATTATGACATGAATATAGGAAGGATGCTAACTAGGGGCTCGGATGTTTGGTTGAATAATCCAAGGAGACCTTTAGAAGCTAGCGGAACTTCGGGAATGAAGGCTGCGATGAATGGTGTACTTAACTGCTCTATTCTAGATGGGTGGTGGCCGGAAGCTTGCAAGGATGGTGTAAATGGATGGCAGTTTGGAGATGCAGTGGGTCTTGATGATTTATCAGAAGTAGAATTAGATAAACATGATACAGAAGCTCTTTATGATACTTTAATAAATAGGGTTATGACTACCTATTATGAAAATAGAGAAAAGTGGATAGAGATGATGAAAGAAAGTATTAAAACTACAAGCTATGAATTTTCAGTAGAGAGAATGTTAGACGAATACTATAACAAGATGTATATAAAATAA
- a CDS encoding DUF4230 domain-containing protein — MINSIIIKFNNDNSITSTLISERLSKISELSTLRYNYSNIISLRDNKKLKDYSIPFTEKSFLIKYNGYIKAGVDLKDLDVLVTNDSVTITLKKAKILDHVINSKDLFIYDEKSSMFNKLSMQDMINEISNEKVKVEADLIKTGFLDSANANTKLLLQGMLSNMGFKNVTIIFK, encoded by the coding sequence ATGATTAATTCGATTATAATCAAATTTAATAATGATAATTCTATAACTTCTACCCTTATTTCGGAAAGATTGTCCAAAATTTCAGAACTTTCTACATTAAGGTATAATTATTCAAACATAATATCTCTAAGAGATAATAAAAAATTAAAAGATTACTCTATTCCATTTACTGAAAAATCATTTTTAATAAAATACAATGGCTATATTAAAGCTGGAGTAGATTTAAAAGATTTAGATGTTCTTGTCACTAATGATAGCGTTACTATAACTTTAAAAAAAGCTAAAATCTTAGATCATGTAATAAATAGTAAAGACTTATTCATTTATGATGAAAAATCCTCAATGTTTAACAAGCTTAGTATGCAAGATATGATAAACGAAATCAGTAATGAAAAAGTTAAGGTTGAAGCTGATTTAATAAAAACAGGATTTTTAGATAGCGCTAATGCTAATACTAAATTACTTTTACAAGGCATGCTATCAAATATGGGTTTTAAAAATGTAACAATAATTTTCAAATGA
- a CDS encoding YgcG family protein, translated as MKNYLMKLIRKIYDIPWRILNKEKIKMRIIFVGMISIFLLSQITAMKLVNAETEYPKATELKYVNDYGKVIDSKSAEYILSIGKELEAKTGAQATVVVIDSLQGETIESYATGIFRSFGIGQKYKNNGLLILLSMEEKKWRVEVGTGLEGAVTDIYSSSVMNDFAVPKFKENQYGEGLRAAYSALADNIAKEYNVKLDKDVNVPQYVGDSNVFEDSHVLESSDLVERGKKSLIIGFFALWLFQFVRNIGNGDGFGGGSSSDGGSFGDFGGSGDDSGGFGGGSSSGGGSSGGW; from the coding sequence ATGAAGAATTATTTAATGAAATTAATTAGGAAGATTTATGATATTCCATGGAGAATACTTAACAAAGAAAAGATTAAGATGAGAATTATCTTTGTAGGTATGATAAGTATATTTTTACTGAGTCAAATAACAGCGATGAAGCTAGTGAATGCAGAGACCGAATATCCTAAAGCTACAGAATTGAAATATGTTAATGATTACGGTAAAGTGATAGATAGTAAATCAGCAGAATATATTTTGTCCATAGGTAAAGAATTAGAAGCTAAAACAGGTGCGCAGGCTACTGTTGTAGTTATAGATTCACTGCAGGGAGAAACTATAGAATCTTATGCTACTGGCATTTTTAGAAGCTTTGGTATTGGACAAAAATATAAAAATAATGGATTATTAATTCTGTTATCAATGGAAGAAAAAAAGTGGAGAGTGGAGGTAGGCACAGGTCTAGAAGGGGCGGTTACGGATATATATTCCTCAAGTGTTATGAATGATTTTGCAGTTCCCAAATTCAAGGAAAATCAATATGGAGAAGGTCTTCGTGCAGCATATTCAGCTCTAGCAGATAATATAGCTAAAGAATACAATGTAAAACTAGATAAGGACGTTAATGTTCCACAATATGTTGGAGACTCAAATGTCTTTGAAGACTCACATGTACTTGAAAGCTCAGATCTTGTTGAAAGGGGTAAGAAAAGCCTGATAATAGGATTTTTTGCATTATGGCTTTTTCAATTTGTTCGTAATATAGGGAACGGTGATGGCTTCGGAGGAGGTTCATCAAGTGATGGAGGATCTTTTGGAGACTTCGGAGGTTCTGGAGATGACTCCGGAGGCTTTGGAGGCGGTTCATCTAGTGGGGGAGGATCTTCTGGAGGATGGTAA
- a CDS encoding LemA family protein, which yields MFPNSIIAGVFRFDEKTYYKASESAKELPKVDFNK from the coding sequence TTGTTTCCTAACTCCATTATTGCAGGGGTTTTTAGATTTGATGAAAAGACATATTATAAGGCTAGTGAATCAGCTAAAGAATTACCAAAAGTTGATTTTAATAAATAG
- a CDS encoding GNAT family N-acetyltransferase: MIDYSEIIKENSILESNRLILRPFSIEDVDDVFLYTSDDIVTKYLTWPSYKDISQTEDVVKKIYIGKIGVFAIELKSEHKCIGCIDLRLCIQHNKASFGYVLNRKYWNNNYMSEVLSLILDLSFSKLELNRIEATHYVGNEGSGRVMQKCGMKYEGTGLQEVKVKGTFYDVVHYAILREHWINPTQVQNL, translated from the coding sequence ATGATTGATTATAGTGAAATTATAAAAGAGAACTCTATCTTAGAATCAAACAGATTAATTCTGAGACCATTTTCTATAGAGGATGTAGATGATGTATTCTTATATACCAGTGATGATATTGTAACAAAATATTTAACATGGCCGTCGTATAAGGATATATCACAAACTGAGGACGTAGTAAAAAAAATTTATATAGGTAAAATTGGAGTTTTTGCAATTGAATTAAAATCAGAGCATAAATGTATTGGATGCATTGATTTAAGACTATGTATTCAACATAATAAAGCAAGTTTTGGGTATGTATTGAATAGGAAATATTGGAACAATAATTACATGTCAGAGGTGTTAAGTTTAATATTAGACCTTTCATTTTCAAAATTGGAATTGAATCGCATTGAAGCTACACATTATGTAGGAAATGAAGGTTCGGGTCGTGTTATGCAGAAATGTGGAATGAAATATGAAGGAACAGGTCTACAGGAAGTAAAGGTTAAAGGTACTTTTTATGACGTTGTTCATTATGCAATTTTAAGAGAACATTGGATTAATCCAACACAAGTTCAAAACTTATAA
- a CDS encoding MurR/RpiR family transcriptional regulator: MQYKVIHKLKERRFINKISKSEEAVFDYLEKHFNSIPRLSVIELSEKSFTSQATINRACKTLGFNGYSELKYAIKEDLSFIETHSQERINKTEFFLEKINFESAKDIIKYFKGSYVKLLIYGLGGSEISAKYFQRQLLYLGIPTVFVSEIKMLDQFKDYVIVIFSSSGETLRINQIARKAKSYNMQLVSITKKDSSLAQISDGVFYHEVNMDKLDGISREQQIHMIIMVNELIDQIAKVL; this comes from the coding sequence TTGCAGTATAAAGTGATTCATAAATTGAAAGAGCGTAGGTTTATTAATAAAATTTCTAAAAGTGAAGAGGCAGTATTTGACTATTTAGAAAAGCATTTTAATTCTATCCCTCGGTTGTCAGTTATAGAACTAAGTGAGAAAAGTTTTACATCGCAAGCAACCATTAATCGTGCATGCAAAACTTTAGGGTTTAATGGTTATAGTGAACTGAAGTATGCAATTAAAGAAGATCTATCATTTATCGAAACTCACAGTCAAGAGCGTATTAATAAAACAGAATTTTTTCTAGAAAAAATAAATTTCGAAAGTGCAAAAGATATTATTAAATATTTCAAAGGGAGTTATGTGAAATTATTGATTTATGGTCTTGGAGGATCAGAAATTTCAGCTAAATATTTTCAAAGACAGCTATTATACCTCGGAATTCCTACAGTATTTGTTAGCGAAATAAAAATGCTTGATCAATTTAAGGATTATGTAATTGTTATTTTTTCAAGCTCTGGGGAAACTCTTAGGATAAATCAAATAGCAAGGAAAGCTAAGAGTTACAATATGCAGCTGGTATCAATTACTAAAAAAGATAGTAGCCTTGCTCAAATTAGTGATGGTGTTTTTTACCATGAAGTTAATATGGATAAACTAGATGGTATTTCTAGGGAACAACAAATTCATATGATTATTATGGTAAATGAGCTTATTGATCAAATAGCCAAGGTATTATAA